In the genome of Shewanella denitrificans OS217, the window CGGCTCAACGTATTCTGCATTGCGTACGAAAGACGGATACGGTATCGCGTTTTGGAGGGGATGAATTTGTGATCTTACTCGATGATGTTGGCAGTGAAAACAACAGCTTAAAAATCGCCCAATCAATACTTACCGCCCTTAACCAAGCTTTTCATATCACGGATCAATTACTGCATATTCTCCCCAGTATAGGCATAGCCCATTATCCACAACATGGGATAGATGAAAAACAGCTATTAGCCAGCTCTGATGCCGCCATGTATCAAGCCAAAAAGCGTGGCGGGAATCGCATTCAAGAGTGTAGTTAAGGTCAAAACCAAGATATGAGCACAAGCTAGAAACAAAAATGCCAGCATTACTGCTGGCATTTTTAGTCTCGATATTTGCCTAAGTGATTAGACTGCGGATTGGAAAATCACGCTGTCGGCTTTCTTAGTGTAAGAATCGATTTGATCGAAGTTCAAGTAACGGTAAGTATCAGCTGCCGTAGCATCTAATTCTTTAGCGTAAGTTTGATACTCTTCTGGTGACGGCAGGCGGCCCAATAAGGCCGCGACTGCTGCAAGCTCAGCCGAAGCTAAGTATACATTTGCGCCAGTACCTAAACGGTTCGGGAAGTTACGCGTAGACGTCGACACGACAGTCGCACCTTCAGCAACACGTGCCTGGTTACCCATACACAATGAACAACCAGGGATCTCGATGCGAGCACCCACACGGCCGAAGATAGAGTAGTAACCTTCTTCAGTTAGCTGATCGCGGTCCATCTTAGTTGGCGGCGCAATCCACAAACGTGTTGGTAGTGTTTTCGCGAACTTGTCTAACATCTTACCGGTCGCACGGAAGTGACCTATGTTAGTCATACAAGAACCGACGAACACTTCGTCAATCTTAGTTTGTGCAACGCTTGATAACAGTACCGCATCATCAGGATCGTTCGGCGCACATAGGATTGGCTCTTTGATGTCGTTTAAGTCGATTTCGATAATTTCGGCGTATTCTGCGTCTTTATCGGCTTCCATCAGCACTGGGTTGGCTAACCAATCTTGCATCGCTGTGATACGACGCTCAATGGTACGACGATCGCCATAACCTTCGCTTATCATCCACTTTAACATCACTATGTTAGAGTTTAGGTATTCGATGATTGGCTCTTTGTCTAGCTTGATAGTACAACCTGCAGCACTACGCTCGGCGGATGCATCAGAAAGCTCGAACGCTTGCTCAACTTTAAGTTTTTCAAGACCTTCGATTTCTAATACTCGGCCAGAGAAAGCGTTGATCTTGCCTTTCTTCTCAACCGTTAATAGCCCCATTTCAATGGCTTTAAGCGGGATAGCATGCACAAGATCACGTAAAGTGATACCTGGTTGCATTTCACCTTTAAAGCGCACCAATACTGATTCAGGCATATCAAGTGGCATAACGCCCGTTGCAGCAGCAAACGCCACTAAGCCAGAACCTGCAGGGAAAGACACACCAATTGGGAAACGGGTATGCGAATCACCACCCGTACCTACGGTATCAGGCAGTAGCATACGGTTTAACCACGAGTGAATTACACCATCACCTGGACGCAGTGAAACGCCGCCACGGTTCATGATGAAATCAGGCAGTGTGTGGTGAGTGTCAACGTCAACTGGCTTTGGATAAGCCGCAGTGTGACAGAAAGACTGCATGGTTAAGTCGGCGCTGAAACCTAAACAAGCTAAATCTTTTAGCTCGTCACGGGTCATAGGACCGGTAGTGTCTTGTGAACCCACAGAGGTCATCTTAGGCTCACAGTATTGGCCAGGGCGAACACCGGCAACACCACAAGCTTTACCCACCATCTTCTGAACGAGAGTGTAACCTTTACCTGTATCGGCAACGTCTTGTGAACGTACGAATACCTTAGACACGTCAAGGCCTAATGTTTCACGAGCACGATCGGTTAGACCACGGCCAATGATTAACGGAATACGGCCACCGGCGCGTACTTCGTCTAACAAGACTTCGGTTTTTAACTCAAACTCAGAGATGACTTCG includes:
- the acnB gene encoding bifunctional aconitate hydratase 2/2-methylisocitrate dehydratase, with protein sequence MLEAYRKHVAERAAEGVVPKPLDAQQVAELVKLVETPPAGEEAFILDLLENRIPPGVDEAAYVKAAFLDAVAKGTVSSSILSAARAVELLGTMQGGYNIEPLIAQLENSALAPLAVKALSNTLLMFDSYHDVVEKMQAGNDHAKQVVEAWANADWFLNRPKLAEKVTLTVFKVAGETNTDDLSPAPDAWSRPDIPLHALAMLKNARDGIVPDEPGVVGPIKEIEALKTKGHPLVYVGDVVGTGSSRKSATNSVLWFMGDDIPNVPNKRAGGFCLGNKIAPIFFNTMEDAGALPIELNVDNMETGDVIDIYPYAGQVKRHGTDEVISEFELKTEVLLDEVRAGGRIPLIIGRGLTDRARETLGLDVSKVFVRSQDVADTGKGYTLVQKMVGKACGVAGVRPGQYCEPKMTSVGSQDTTGPMTRDELKDLACLGFSADLTMQSFCHTAAYPKPVDVDTHHTLPDFIMNRGGVSLRPGDGVIHSWLNRMLLPDTVGTGGDSHTRFPIGVSFPAGSGLVAFAAATGVMPLDMPESVLVRFKGEMQPGITLRDLVHAIPLKAIEMGLLTVEKKGKINAFSGRVLEIEGLEKLKVEQAFELSDASAERSAAGCTIKLDKEPIIEYLNSNIVMLKWMISEGYGDRRTIERRITAMQDWLANPVLMEADKDAEYAEIIEIDLNDIKEPILCAPNDPDDAVLLSSVAQTKIDEVFVGSCMTNIGHFRATGKMLDKFAKTLPTRLWIAPPTKMDRDQLTEEGYYSIFGRVGARIEIPGCSLCMGNQARVAEGATVVSTSTRNFPNRLGTGANVYLASAELAAVAALLGRLPSPEEYQTYAKELDATAADTYRYLNFDQIDSYTKKADSVIFQSAV